A genomic region of Bosea sp. 124 contains the following coding sequences:
- a CDS encoding YggT family protein, whose translation MAQEAGFWLFHIPNIMLAAAIYTLLGRYILSLMFPADSDKVVWRVFKQITDPILNAVRMVTPAIVPPPLLNLFAIIWLLLLRVAFYFLIRSLGLLPIVPGASS comes from the coding sequence GTGGCTCAGGAAGCCGGGTTCTGGCTGTTTCACATCCCCAACATCATGCTCGCGGCGGCGATCTACACGCTGCTGGGGCGCTACATTCTCTCACTGATGTTCCCCGCCGACAGCGACAAGGTCGTCTGGCGGGTCTTCAAGCAGATCACCGACCCAATCCTGAACGCGGTCCGCATGGTGACACCGGCGATCGTGCCGCCGCCGCTGCTGAACCTGTTCGCGATCATCTGGCTCCTGCTTCTGCGTGTCGCCTTCTACTTCCTGATCCGCTCGCTCGGCCTGCTGCCCATCGTGCCCGGAGCCTCATCATGA
- a CDS encoding cisplatin damage response ATP-dependent DNA ligase, with amino-acid sequence MNRFAWLLDRLAYEPRRNAKLALIADYLRTTPDPDRGLALAAMTGGLVFPNAKAGLIRALIAERTDPVLFALSYDYVGDLSETVALMWPAKHGANDVPHLPDVVSGLRNAGKTDLPRLVASWLDALDETGRWALLKLITGSLRIGVSARLAKTAAASLGGVVPDDVEQVWHGLEPPYRELFAWLEGRGARPEATDPAPFRPVMLSHPVEDGDFEKMSPAEFQAEWKWDGIRVQAVSGTRPDGSRVTRLFSRTGEDIAAAFPDVVEALTLDGALDGELLVRREEAVQSFNTLQQRLNRKSVTAKMLVEYPAHIRAYDLLVDGGEDLREMPLSGRRQRLEAFVARLGSPIVDLSPPIAFSTWEELAVARADPAAAGAGADAEAVEGCMIKRLESPYLPGRPKGHWWKWKREARLVDCVLMYAQRGHGKRSSFYSDFTFGVWRVGEGGADELVPVGKAYFGFTDEELLELDRYVRKHTQNRFGPVREVRHDIESGLVFEVAFEGLQRSTRHKSGLAMRFPRISRIRWDKPSREADRIEALEALLPAGV; translated from the coding sequence ATGAACCGCTTCGCCTGGCTGCTCGACCGCCTGGCCTATGAGCCACGCCGCAATGCGAAGCTGGCGCTGATCGCCGACTATCTCCGCACCACGCCCGATCCCGATCGCGGCCTGGCGCTGGCGGCGATGACGGGCGGCCTCGTCTTCCCGAACGCCAAGGCCGGTCTGATCCGGGCGCTGATCGCCGAGCGCACCGACCCGGTGCTGTTTGCGCTCTCCTACGACTATGTCGGCGATCTCTCGGAGACGGTCGCGCTGATGTGGCCGGCGAAACATGGCGCCAACGACGTTCCGCATCTGCCCGATGTGGTCTCCGGCCTGCGCAACGCCGGCAAGACTGATCTGCCGCGCCTCGTCGCCTCCTGGCTTGATGCGCTCGACGAGACCGGCCGCTGGGCGTTGCTCAAGCTCATCACCGGCTCGCTGCGCATCGGCGTCTCGGCGCGCCTCGCCAAGACGGCCGCCGCCAGCCTGGGCGGCGTCGTGCCCGACGATGTCGAGCAGGTCTGGCATGGGCTCGAGCCGCCCTATCGGGAGCTCTTCGCCTGGCTCGAAGGACGCGGAGCCCGGCCGGAAGCGACCGATCCCGCCCCGTTCCGGCCGGTCATGCTTTCGCATCCGGTCGAGGACGGCGATTTCGAAAAGATGAGCCCGGCCGAATTCCAGGCGGAGTGGAAATGGGACGGCATCCGCGTTCAGGCGGTCAGCGGCACGCGGCCGGACGGCTCGCGCGTCACGCGGCTGTTCTCGCGCACCGGCGAGGACATCGCCGCCGCCTTTCCCGATGTCGTCGAGGCGCTGACGCTGGATGGAGCGCTCGATGGCGAACTGCTCGTGCGTCGCGAGGAGGCGGTGCAGAGCTTCAATACGCTGCAGCAGCGGCTCAACCGCAAGAGCGTCACCGCGAAGATGCTGGTCGAGTACCCAGCCCATATCCGCGCCTACGATCTGCTCGTCGATGGCGGCGAGGATCTGCGCGAGATGCCGCTGTCGGGGCGCCGCCAGCGTCTGGAGGCTTTCGTCGCGAGGCTGGGAAGCCCGATCGTCGATCTCTCGCCGCCCATCGCCTTCTCGACCTGGGAGGAACTGGCCGTCGCCCGGGCCGACCCTGCCGCGGCCGGCGCCGGAGCGGATGCGGAGGCGGTCGAGGGCTGCATGATCAAGCGGCTGGAATCGCCCTATCTGCCGGGCCGCCCCAAGGGGCACTGGTGGAAATGGAAACGCGAGGCCCGGCTCGTCGACTGCGTGCTGATGTATGCCCAGCGCGGCCACGGCAAGCGCTCCTCCTTCTATTCCGACTTCACCTTCGGCGTCTGGCGGGTCGGGGAGGGCGGCGCGGACGAACTCGTCCCCGTGGGGAAAGCCTATTTCGGCTTCACCGACGAAGAGTTGCTCGAACTCGACCGCTATGTCCGCAAGCATACGCAAAACCGCTTCGGGCCGGTGCGCGAGGTGAGGCACGACATCGAGAGCGGCCTTGTCTTCGAGGTCGCCTTCGAGGGGTTGCAGCGCTCGACGCGGCATAAATCCGGGCTCGCCATGCGCTTCCCCCGCATCAGCCGCATCCGCTGGGACAAGCCGTCGCGCGAGGCCGACCGCATCGAGGCGCTGGAAGCGTTGCTCCCGGCAGGCGTCTGA
- a CDS encoding SGNH/GDSL hydrolase family protein has protein sequence MNLIVAATLAGAAQAGPFICRETPIVQATERLAALAPRVVAGGKLDILAIGSSSTEGVGASTRDRSYPARLQNLLATAWPRVQVNIANAGIGGEIAPQTLARLKQALSERRYDLVIWQVGTNDAVNGGDLAAFKAMVADGIAMVRQAGPSLALLDPQFFPGIREPARYRTYVDAIGEVAKGQSVPVFTRYDTMREWHEADAQAFTAALAADSFHMSDAGYDCLARDMAAGLLSLTAAGRPVMAQSK, from the coding sequence TTGAATCTCATCGTGGCGGCGACACTGGCGGGAGCGGCTCAGGCCGGCCCCTTCATCTGCCGCGAGACGCCCATCGTTCAGGCCACCGAGCGACTTGCCGCGCTCGCCCCGCGGGTCGTGGCCGGCGGCAAGCTCGACATTCTCGCGATCGGCTCCTCCTCGACCGAGGGCGTCGGCGCCTCGACCCGCGACAGGAGCTATCCGGCGCGTCTGCAGAACCTGCTGGCGACCGCCTGGCCACGCGTTCAGGTCAATATCGCCAATGCCGGCATCGGCGGCGAAATCGCGCCGCAGACGCTGGCCCGGCTGAAGCAGGCGCTGAGCGAGCGGCGCTATGACCTGGTGATCTGGCAGGTCGGAACCAATGACGCCGTCAACGGCGGCGATCTGGCGGCCTTCAAGGCGATGGTCGCGGACGGCATCGCCATGGTGCGCCAGGCCGGGCCGAGCCTCGCTTTGCTCGATCCGCAATTCTTTCCGGGCATTCGCGAGCCGGCGCGCTACCGAACCTATGTCGATGCGATCGGCGAAGTCGCGAAGGGGCAGAGCGTGCCCGTCTTCACGCGCTACGACACGATGCGCGAATGGCACGAAGCCGATGCACAGGCCTTCACCGCCGCGCTCGCCGCCGACAGCTTCCATATGAGCGATGCCGGCTATGACTGCCTCGCCCGCGACATGGCCGCCGGTCTGCTCTCGCTGACCGCAGCGGGGCGCCCCGTCATGGCGCAGAGCAAGTAA
- a CDS encoding ligase-associated DNA damage response exonuclease: protein MRPSELLIPTPAGLWCPPADIHIDPVRPVARALITHGHSDHARAGHGAVLATRETLAIMALRYGEGFTTDRQEAVPGETTRIGTVDFTFVPAGHVLGSAQIVVEAGGLRIVVSGDYKRERDPTCAGFEPVRCDIFITEATFGLPVFRHPPAHAEVGKLLESVRVFPERTHLVGAYSLGKAQRVMALIREAGYERPLYIHGAMEKLTEFYQSEGAVLGEIRKVVAAERKALGGEIVICPPSAIQDLWARKFPDPVTSFASGWMRIRARARQKGVELPLIVSDHADWGDLQATIRETGAGEIWVTHGEAEALVHWCGTVGLKAKPLHLVGYGDEGEAELAAEGTDAAVV from the coding sequence ATGCGTCCGTCCGAACTGCTGATCCCGACGCCGGCCGGCCTCTGGTGCCCGCCGGCCGACATCCATATCGATCCGGTCCGGCCCGTGGCGCGGGCACTGATCACCCATGGCCATTCCGACCACGCCCGCGCCGGCCACGGCGCCGTGCTGGCGACGCGCGAGACGCTGGCCATCATGGCGCTGCGCTATGGCGAAGGCTTCACGACTGACCGGCAGGAGGCTGTGCCGGGCGAGACGACGCGGATCGGCACGGTCGATTTCACCTTCGTCCCGGCGGGGCATGTGCTCGGCTCGGCCCAGATCGTGGTCGAGGCGGGGGGCTTACGCATCGTCGTCTCCGGTGACTACAAGCGCGAGCGCGACCCGACCTGCGCCGGTTTCGAGCCGGTGCGTTGCGACATCTTCATCACCGAGGCGACCTTCGGCCTGCCCGTCTTCCGGCACCCGCCGGCCCATGCCGAGGTCGGCAAGCTGCTCGAATCGGTCCGCGTCTTTCCGGAGCGGACGCATCTCGTCGGCGCCTATTCGCTCGGCAAGGCGCAGCGGGTGATGGCCCTGATCCGCGAGGCCGGTTACGAGCGCCCGCTCTACATCCATGGCGCGATGGAGAAGCTGACGGAATTCTATCAGTCGGAAGGCGCGGTGCTCGGTGAGATCCGCAAGGTCGTCGCCGCCGAGCGGAAGGCACTGGGAGGAGAGATCGTGATCTGCCCCCCCAGCGCGATCCAGGACCTCTGGGCGCGGAAATTCCCCGATCCGGTGACGAGCTTCGCCTCGGGCTGGATGCGCATCCGCGCCCGCGCCCGGCAGAAGGGCGTGGAACTGCCGCTGATCGTCTCCGACCATGCCGATTGGGGCGATCTCCAGGCCACCATCCGCGAGACCGGGGCGGGCGAGATCTGGGTCACTCATGGCGAGGCCGAGGCGCTCGTCCACTGGTGCGGCACGGTCGGGCTCAAGGCCAAGCCGCTGCATCTCGTCGGCTACGGTGACGAAGGCGAGGCGGAGCTGGCGGCGGAGGGTACCGATGCGGCTGTGGTCTGA
- a CDS encoding methyltransferase domain-containing protein, with translation MIEKGSTAHSASSGDPTLDRRYAWAEAALKDGDAAACVEILDQTLAQAYHFTAAWHLYGLAQEALGHKEEAATAWRQCLTLDPNDHFGARLDLARIGAMAAEDATSENFSGTLFDAYAERFDSHLTQALHYTAPALLKAAMARLCDNAGRPFRFDTVLDLGCGTGLMGEAVRTEAGFLAGCDLSPRMIERARAKTRADGEPLYDKLAVAGLTAFLTSRPDVCADLVVAADVFVYLGELAPAFAQCARVLKRGGLFAFTVQSHDGEGVVVGVDRRFAHAEGWLRRRLKEAGLTPIAIDPASTRQDRDVPVPGLLVVAQKG, from the coding sequence ATGATCGAAAAGGGCTCCACCGCGCATTCCGCCAGCTCCGGCGATCCGACGCTCGACCGGCGCTATGCCTGGGCGGAAGCGGCGCTGAAGGATGGCGATGCTGCGGCTTGCGTTGAGATCCTCGACCAGACGCTGGCGCAAGCCTATCACTTCACCGCCGCCTGGCATCTTTACGGGCTGGCGCAGGAAGCGCTCGGCCACAAGGAAGAGGCTGCGACCGCCTGGCGGCAATGCCTGACGCTGGACCCGAACGATCATTTCGGCGCCCGGCTCGACCTCGCCCGCATCGGCGCGATGGCGGCAGAGGACGCCACCTCCGAGAACTTCTCCGGCACGCTGTTCGATGCCTATGCCGAACGCTTCGACAGCCATCTGACACAGGCCCTGCATTACACCGCTCCCGCCCTGCTGAAGGCCGCGATGGCCCGCCTCTGCGACAACGCGGGCCGGCCCTTCCGGTTCGACACCGTGCTCGATCTCGGCTGCGGCACCGGGCTGATGGGCGAAGCGGTCCGCACTGAGGCCGGCTTCCTCGCCGGCTGCGACCTCTCGCCCCGCATGATCGAACGGGCGCGGGCGAAGACACGTGCCGATGGAGAGCCGCTCTACGACAAGCTGGCGGTGGCAGGCCTGACCGCCTTCCTGACCAGCCGGCCGGATGTCTGTGCCGATCTCGTCGTCGCCGCCGACGTCTTCGTCTATCTCGGCGAACTCGCACCCGCCTTCGCCCAGTGCGCGCGGGTGCTGAAGCGCGGCGGCCTCTTCGCCTTCACGGTGCAGAGCCATGACGGCGAAGGCGTCGTCGTGGGGGTGGATCGGCGGTTCGCGCATGCGGAGGGCTGGTTGCGGCGGAGGCTGAAGGAGGCAGGGTTGACACCCATAGCCATCGACCCCGCCAGCACGCGGCAGGATCGCGACGTGCCGGTGCCGGGACTGCTGGTGGTGGCGCAGAAGGGCTGA
- a CDS encoding nuclear transport factor 2 family protein yields the protein MTDEDVTRDLFDRWERVWHGGEFDLISSCVAPAYVRHDHLGDRTVTPESYATELAKVQAGRPGLRVAVYDHAFQGKSAWYRFEFTWTDPETGEAKTQAGLQCYRIEGGKLAETWISLLPVGSSWPDRDTQETWTSAPAGRRS from the coding sequence ATGACCGATGAGGACGTGACGCGAGACCTGTTCGATCGATGGGAGCGGGTCTGGCATGGCGGCGAATTTGACCTGATTTCGAGCTGCGTTGCGCCCGCATATGTCCGACACGATCACCTTGGCGACCGGACGGTCACCCCGGAATCCTATGCCACGGAACTGGCGAAGGTGCAGGCAGGGCGGCCGGGCCTTCGCGTTGCAGTCTACGACCACGCGTTCCAGGGCAAGAGCGCATGGTATCGATTTGAGTTCACGTGGACGGATCCGGAAACGGGCGAGGCGAAGACGCAAGCGGGCCTGCAATGCTACCGTATCGAAGGCGGCAAACTCGCCGAGACCTGGATATCATTGCTACCTGTCGGCTCGTCTTGGCCCGATCGAGATACGCAGGAAACCTGGACGAGCGCGCCAGCCGGGCGGAGATCATAA
- a CDS encoding ligase-associated DNA damage response DEXH box helicase, with protein sequence MSTLPALPPAFDAWFSSRGWSARPHQLALLEEARAGRSTLLVAPTGAGKTLAGFLPSLVELSERGGKREGLHTLYISPLKALAVDIARNLEAPIREMGLPVTVETRTGDTSAAKRTRQIARPPDILLTTPEQLALLVSHRDAAPFFSSLRRIVLDELHALVTSKRGDLLSLDLARLRTLAPQVSAVGLSATVREPADLQRFLGGSDTPAGLVTVTGGAPARIGILQTQTRLPLAGHTTAHAMGAVYDAIRAHKLTLVFVNTRMQAEFAFQALWTINDDNLPIALHHGSLDAGQRRKVEAAMADGRLKAVVCTATLDLGIDWGDVDLVVNIGAPKGASRLMQRIGRSNHRMDEPSQALLVPSNRFELLECRAALDAVAEAAQDTADARLGALDVLAQHVLGVACSDGFDQDALYTEVRTASPYAGLAREDFDAVVNFIATGGYALRSYERFAKLRQDKIGHWRASNAQVIQQYRMNVGTIVESTMLKVRLGRARTAKPGQPSTITRGGRVLGEVEEYFAETMTPGDTFIFAGEVLRFEGITENEAVCSRAAPGTDPKIPSYAGGKFPLSTFLAARVRAMLANPKEWSSLPDEVSSWLHAQRLKSRLPKPGELLVETFPRGGRFYLVAYPFEGRLAHQTLGMLLTRRLERARMRPLGFVCNDYGIACWGLGDMSAAVARGALSLDDLFAQDMLGDDLEEWLAESALMKRTFRQCAVIAGLIERRFPGQEKNGRQVTISTDLVYDVLRRHEPDHVLLKAARADAATGLLDIQRLGQMLTRISGRIVHQPLDHVSPLSVSVMLEIGREAVFGEAADEILAEAEAMLIEEAMA encoded by the coding sequence ATGTCTACCCTCCCCGCCCTCCCGCCTGCTTTCGACGCCTGGTTTTCCAGCCGCGGCTGGAGCGCGCGGCCGCATCAGCTTGCCCTGCTGGAAGAAGCGCGAGCCGGGCGCTCGACGCTGCTGGTGGCACCGACCGGCGCCGGCAAGACGCTCGCCGGCTTCCTGCCCTCGCTGGTCGAACTCTCCGAGCGTGGTGGCAAGCGCGAAGGCCTGCACACGCTCTACATCTCGCCGCTGAAGGCGCTCGCCGTCGACATCGCCCGCAATCTGGAGGCGCCGATCCGCGAGATGGGGCTGCCCGTCACCGTCGAGACCCGCACCGGCGACACCTCCGCCGCCAAGCGCACGCGCCAGATCGCCAGGCCCCCCGACATCCTGTTGACGACGCCGGAGCAGCTGGCGCTGCTGGTCTCTCATCGCGATGCCGCGCCATTTTTTTCGTCGCTGCGCCGGATCGTGCTCGACGAATTGCACGCGCTGGTTACCTCGAAGCGCGGCGATCTGCTCTCGCTCGATCTTGCAAGGCTACGCACGCTCGCACCGCAGGTCAGCGCGGTCGGCCTGTCCGCGACCGTGCGCGAACCCGCTGATTTGCAACGCTTCCTCGGCGGCAGCGACACGCCGGCCGGGCTCGTCACCGTCACCGGCGGCGCGCCGGCGCGCATCGGCATCCTGCAGACGCAAACCCGGCTGCCGCTGGCGGGCCACACGACGGCCCACGCGATGGGCGCGGTCTATGACGCCATCCGCGCCCACAAGCTGACGCTGGTCTTCGTCAACACGCGCATGCAGGCGGAATTCGCCTTCCAGGCGTTGTGGACCATCAATGACGATAATCTGCCGATCGCGCTGCATCACGGCTCGCTCGATGCCGGCCAGCGCCGCAAGGTCGAGGCGGCGATGGCGGATGGCCGGCTCAAGGCCGTGGTCTGCACCGCGACGCTCGATCTCGGTATCGACTGGGGCGATGTCGATCTCGTCGTCAACATCGGCGCACCCAAGGGCGCCAGCCGCCTGATGCAGCGCATCGGCCGCTCGAACCACCGCATGGACGAGCCCTCGCAGGCGCTGCTGGTGCCCTCCAACCGTTTCGAGCTGCTGGAATGCCGCGCGGCGCTCGATGCGGTCGCGGAAGCCGCGCAGGACACGGCGGACGCCCGCCTCGGAGCGCTCGACGTGCTCGCCCAGCATGTCCTCGGCGTCGCCTGTTCGGACGGGTTCGATCAGGACGCGCTCTATACGGAGGTCCGCACTGCCTCGCCCTATGCCGGTCTTGCTCGCGAGGATTTCGATGCGGTGGTGAACTTCATCGCCACCGGCGGCTATGCGCTGCGCTCCTACGAGCGCTTCGCCAAGCTCCGGCAGGACAAGATTGGACACTGGCGCGCCAGCAACGCCCAGGTGATCCAGCAATACCGCATGAATGTCGGCACAATCGTCGAATCGACCATGCTCAAGGTCCGGCTCGGCCGGGCGCGAACGGCCAAGCCCGGCCAGCCTTCGACGATCACACGCGGCGGGCGGGTGCTCGGCGAGGTCGAGGAGTATTTCGCCGAGACGATGACGCCGGGTGACACCTTCATCTTCGCAGGCGAGGTGCTGCGCTTCGAGGGCATCACCGAGAACGAGGCGGTCTGCTCGCGGGCCGCGCCCGGCACCGATCCGAAGATTCCCTCCTATGCCGGCGGCAAGTTCCCGCTCTCGACCTTCCTCGCCGCCCGTGTCCGCGCCATGCTGGCAAATCCGAAGGAATGGTCCAGCCTGCCCGACGAGGTTTCCTCCTGGCTTCACGCGCAACGCCTGAAATCGCGCTTGCCGAAGCCGGGCGAATTGCTGGTCGAGACCTTCCCGCGCGGCGGGCGCTTCTATCTCGTCGCCTATCCCTTCGAGGGCCGCCTCGCCCACCAGACGCTCGGCATGCTGCTGACGCGGCGGCTGGAGCGGGCCCGGATGCGGCCGCTCGGCTTCGTCTGCAACGATTACGGCATCGCCTGCTGGGGGCTGGGCGACATGAGCGCGGCGGTCGCGCGCGGCGCCCTCAGCCTGGACGATCTCTTCGCGCAGGACATGCTCGGCGACGATCTCGAGGAATGGCTGGCGGAATCGGCCCTGATGAAGCGCACCTTCCGGCAATGCGCCGTCATCGCCGGGCTGATCGAGCGGCGCTTTCCCGGCCAAGAGAAGAACGGGCGGCAGGTCACGATCTCGACCGACCTCGTCTACGATGTGCTGCGCCGGCACGAACCGGACCATGTGCTGCTCAAGGCCGCACGCGCGGACGCCGCAACCGGCTTGCTCGACATCCAGCGCCTGGGCCAGATGCTGACACGAATCAGCGGCAGAATCGTGCATCAGCCGCTCGACCATGTCTCGCCGCTCAGCGTCTCGGTGATGCTCGAGATCGGCCGCGAGGCGGTTTTCGGCGAGGCGGCGGACGAGATCCTGGCGGAGGCGGAAGCGATGCTGATCGAGGAGGCGATGGCGTGA
- a CDS encoding ABC transporter ATP-binding protein: MTASAVSTDTGAASITGRGIVKSFGGFTAVDGLDLDIRSGEFVSLIGPSGCGKSTFMLMAAGLIPVTAGELLVDGKALTSPLTDIGIVFQDHLLLEFRTALENVMLQAEIRGLPLAPARERALELFAKLGISHARDRYPKQLSGGMRQRVSIARALIHDPSVLMMDEPFGALDAITRTQIRHDLEMLWLETGKTVVFITHSIEEAIGLSDRVLVMSPTPGRVVDEITIELPRPRPAHLGDYPSFNAYADRIHDAFRRFGVIKY, translated from the coding sequence GTGACAGCCAGCGCCGTCAGCACGGACACCGGGGCCGCGTCCATCACCGGGCGCGGCATCGTCAAGAGCTTCGGCGGCTTCACCGCCGTCGACGGTCTCGATCTCGACATCAGGAGCGGCGAGTTCGTCAGCCTGATCGGCCCGTCGGGCTGCGGCAAGAGCACCTTCATGCTGATGGCGGCCGGGCTCATCCCGGTCACCGCCGGCGAACTCCTGGTCGACGGCAAGGCCCTGACCTCGCCGCTGACCGATATCGGCATCGTCTTCCAGGACCATCTCCTGCTCGAATTCAGGACGGCGCTGGAGAACGTGATGCTGCAGGCCGAGATTCGCGGCCTTCCGCTCGCGCCGGCCCGGGAGCGCGCGCTGGAACTCTTCGCCAAGCTCGGCATCAGCCATGCCCGCGACCGCTACCCGAAGCAGCTTTCGGGCGGCATGCGCCAGCGCGTCTCGATCGCGCGCGCGCTGATCCACGACCCCTCCGTGCTGATGATGGACGAGCCCTTCGGGGCGCTCGACGCGATCACCCGCACGCAGATCCGGCACGACCTCGAAATGCTCTGGCTCGAGACCGGCAAGACCGTTGTCTTCATCACCCATTCGATCGAGGAGGCGATCGGCCTCTCGGACCGCGTGCTGGTGATGTCGCCGACGCCGGGCCGCGTCGTCGACGAGATCACCATCGAACTGCCGCGCCCCCGCCCGGCCCATCTCGGCGATTACCCGAGCTTCAACGCCTATGCGGACCGCATCCACGACGCCTTCCGGCGCTTCGGCGTGATCAAGTACTGA
- a CDS encoding ABC transporter substrate-binding protein: MNRRRLITAAAVLALSASTAFAQGAGKPMKITLNFLAAAPNAGFMMAKQMGLYEKAGIALTIEEGKGSGTTAQMVATGQADVGFADAPAAMQLRSKGAPVKIVAPILQTNGFAIISLSESGIASPKDLVGKKVAVQPGTAQTILLEAILASNQIDKSKVDVIAIDPAAFVGALLEKKVDAILGGADFHSIQIRERGFKVTDIFYRDVGVPTVGLSIIARDDRIKADAELFRKFVEASLQGWDAARKNPDAAADAVVAQFPAVKKAQVLAQFDVVNKLLCAPGAVSLGKVPEKNWAVSFDLLTQYLGLPKDKPVTDYYSTELLPASAASCS; the protein is encoded by the coding sequence GCTGAGCGCCAGCACGGCCTTCGCGCAGGGCGCCGGCAAGCCCATGAAGATCACCCTGAATTTCCTCGCCGCCGCCCCCAATGCCGGCTTCATGATGGCCAAGCAGATGGGGCTCTACGAGAAGGCCGGGATCGCCCTGACGATCGAGGAAGGCAAGGGCTCCGGTACCACCGCCCAGATGGTCGCGACCGGGCAGGCCGATGTCGGCTTCGCCGACGCGCCCGCCGCCATGCAGCTGCGCAGCAAGGGGGCTCCGGTGAAGATCGTAGCCCCTATCCTGCAGACCAACGGCTTCGCCATCATCTCGCTCAGCGAGAGCGGCATCGCCTCGCCGAAGGACCTGGTCGGCAAGAAGGTCGCGGTGCAACCCGGAACGGCCCAGACGATCCTGCTTGAAGCCATCCTGGCCAGCAACCAGATCGACAAGAGCAAGGTCGACGTCATCGCCATCGACCCCGCCGCCTTCGTCGGCGCGCTCCTGGAAAAGAAAGTCGATGCGATTCTCGGCGGCGCCGATTTCCACTCGATCCAGATCCGCGAGCGCGGCTTCAAGGTCACCGACATCTTCTACCGCGATGTCGGCGTGCCGACGGTCGGCCTCTCGATCATCGCCCGCGACGACCGCATCAAGGCCGACGCCGAGCTGTTCCGGAAATTCGTCGAGGCAAGCCTGCAGGGCTGGGACGCGGCGCGGAAGAATCCCGATGCGGCAGCGGATGCCGTCGTGGCGCAGTTCCCGGCGGTGAAGAAGGCGCAGGTGCTGGCCCAGTTCGACGTCGTCAACAAGCTGCTCTGCGCGCCCGGTGCGGTCTCGCTCGGCAAGGTGCCGGAGAAGAACTGGGCTGTCAGCTTCGACCTTCTGACCCAGTATCTCGGCCTGCCCAAGGACAAGCCGGTCACCGACTATTACAGCACCGAGTTGCTGCCGGCATCGGCCGCGTCCTGCTCGTGA